The Desulfatitalea tepidiphila genome window below encodes:
- a CDS encoding DUF5658 family protein gives MPDAIESMPFVERRSHTDRRRPQKQFTGMKFGRRRDLRRSEDRRKVVLLDQYPKPLLIAAAVILLLSLGDAVMTLFLVSHGAIELNPIMDYFLKAGSVYFVVVKYSLTAAAVTIVLLLNYYRLRGLNIRVRSFLSLFTVIFSAVIAWQVYLVAKYVF, from the coding sequence ATGCCCGATGCCATCGAATCAATGCCTTTTGTGGAACGACGGTCGCATACGGACCGACGCAGACCACAGAAACAATTCACGGGCATGAAATTCGGCCGACGGCGCGATTTGCGGCGCTCGGAGGATCGGCGCAAGGTGGTCCTGCTCGATCAATACCCCAAGCCCCTGTTGATCGCGGCCGCCGTTATCCTGTTGCTGAGCCTCGGCGACGCGGTCATGACCCTTTTTTTGGTGTCCCATGGCGCCATCGAACTCAACCCGATCATGGACTATTTTCTCAAAGCCGGGTCGGTCTATTTCGTGGTGGTGAAATATTCGCTCACGGCGGCCGCCGTCACCATCGTGCTGCTGCTCAACTACTATCGGTTGCGCGGTTTGAATATCCGCGTGCGCTCGTTTCTGAGCCTGTTTACGGTGATTTTCTCGGCCGTCATCGCCTGGCAGGTCTATCTGGTGGCAAAATATGTGTTTTAA